The genomic stretch AAAGCCGACTTGGCTGTCCATCTATGTTGGCATTAATGACACTTGGCGCCGTTATGATAGCAATAATCCACTCAGCACCGAAGAGTACTATACAACCTATCGTCGCCTGCTTCATCAGGCTAAGGAGCAGTTGAACGCTAACCTTATTTTAGTCGAGCCGTTCGTACTGCCTGTGAATGATAGTCAGAAGCAATGGCGTGAAGATCTTGATCCGAAGATTCAAGCCCTTCGCGAGCTTGCAGGAGAATTCAGAACACTTTACGTTCCGCTTGATGGCTTATTCGCTCAGGCTGCCGCGCAGACGGGCTCTGCTTACTGGGCACCTGATGGTGTTCATCCGTCCCCTGCCGGCGCTGCTCTCATTGCAGAGGCATGGCTGCAGGCAGTTAAGGCTTAATCTTAATAAGACCATCTATTAATATAGAGATAGTATGGCGAAATGATCTTTCCTATATTTTAAAAAGATAACCAAAAGGAGCTGTCCTCCAGGCAAATACATCCCCGCCTGAAGGACAGCTCCTTCGTTTGTTTACTTCTGCTTTATTGATCTGCCGGGTAACGCAAGCCCCATTGCTTTCTAATCGTATCGAGTGTGCTCATGATATCCAGCGTCTCACTCAGCGGGATAACAGAACTCTCGGTTCTGCCCTCACGCAGCGCCTTCATTGCTTCCTCTGCTTCGAATGCATACCCCTCAGCTTTGCGGTCATCAACGAAGGACTCAGCCTCTGCATCCTTCACATGAAGCGAAGCCGACTTACCAAACAAGAAATTCGGCACATGAATATACCCTTTTGTTCCATAAATATAAGCATCACTAACCATACCGAGCTGAACAGCTCCATTCAATGCTGCTGTACGACCGCCCTCATATTCGAACAATAGCGAAAACTGCTCATCCACGCCGGTCTTGCCAATACGAGCAGTGCTCATAATTTTTGTAGGCGCCGCGCCATAAATTAAGGATGCGAAGGATACTGGATAAATCCCTGCATCAAGAAGAGCTCCTCCACCTAATGCGGGATCTAGCAAACGGCTCTCAGGCGCCCATCCGATATCAAAGCCAAAATCAGCCTTCAACAAACGAACCTCACCTATTTTATCATCTGCCAGCCACTCCATTACTTTACGAATTGGAGGCAAGAACCGCGTCCACATCGCTTCCATTAGAAATACTTGTTTCTCTCTTGCCAAATCTATGATTTCCTTTGCTTCTGCCGCATTCATCGTAAATGGCTTCTCGCAAAGTACCGCTTTACCCGCACGCAACAATTCGAGCACATTCTCCTTATGTATCGGATGCAGTGTTCCAACATACACGATGTCGACATCAGAATCATGAGCCAGCTCTTCCACACTGCCATAAGCTCGCGGAATATTAAACTGCTTTGCGAAGTTCTCCGCCTTCTCTAGACTTCTTCCTCCAACAGCAGTCAGCTCTGCGCCTTCAGCATAGGCCAAATCAGCTGCGAACTTTGAGGAAATCCAACCCGGCCCCAATATTCCCCACTTAATTGTTTTAACTGACATGAATTCATTCACTCCCTCAAATAAAATAATAAAAAATAGTGCTCAACCATAATTATACAAGCATTTACAATTGAAAAGCTAATAAAGGATAACTGAAAACGAATGGCAAGCGGCAGCTTGTCCTTAATTGCTTCGGCTTCCGCCGCACCAGTTTAGCGCATTTTCAATGGCAATCTCGTATTCCGGCAGCTGCAGTACGTGTAAAAAATGTCCCGGTGTAAGCACACAAACACGGCCCTCGCCCTTCTCTCTTAGCCAGCCGGCAGGCTGAATGCCATACTCAGAATGAGAGGTCATAAAAACCTGAATACGCTCTTCAAGCGTCTCCACAAAATAATGCTCGTCATGAACAGTAAAGCCCTGTACAGCAGCACCGCCAAGCGCCGACTGATCGGTATAAGCAATCGCAACGGGACAAGCCTCTGGGTGATGCTCGAACACTCCGCCAATAAGCTCGTAGAAGATAGGCTCATTGCGGTATCCTACCGTACCAGAATGTAGAACAAGAAGCCCATTTCCTTGCTCAACATAGCTTTGAAAATAGTGCTGGATCTCTTCCGTAAGCCATGGCGTTTGGTCAGTCGCTGAGATTTGATTCGATTTTGCCAAAATAATAACATCCTGCTGCTCCATCCATGACGGAGACCACTCCGAAGCATGCTGATTATAATCCAATTGAAAGCCTTGCCTAGTTAAATGCTTCAGACCCTCTATAATGTTCTTTCCTGGATGCCAATAGTCATCACATATTACTCCAATCTTCATATTGTTCATCTCCTAGCTGCTGTTTGTAATGCTTCATCTATTTCATTATAAACGTTTCAGCTGTATAACGCTTTCATAATGAAAAATAACACTTCGGATGAAATGGCTGACGAAGCGTATTCGTCGATGAATTTTAGCGTTAGATTCAGACGCCGTGCTCCTCCGCATTCGCTCCGTCCGCACGGACTGCCCCTCCTGACCTCTTGCATGCCATGCAAGAGGTCCCCCAGCTGAGCTAAGCCCCCGTGATAATTGTAAAATTCAGGTATTCATTTTTTCTTGAGGTGTGTAACTAACCAGCTCGTACTCGTGCTAGCAAACCAATCTTGTACTCACGCATTATAGCTCGCCGTTTCAGCTCATTTCCAGCCGTCTTGTCTCCATTGTTGGCAACTATGCTGCAAATGCGCAGGAAAGTCTACTTTATTGGCTGTCACGGGCAGAGCTCTTGCTGCCCTCCTCCAATCCTCCCTTCTCCTACTCCAAGCGCTAAAGCTATCCTGCACTTTTGCAGTAACTTCGTGCTTTTGGGACGCTCTAACTAACCTATCCTGCACTCACGCATGATAGCTCATCGTTTCAGCTCATCTACAGCCATCTGATCTCCATTGTTGGCAGCTATCCTGCTTACGTACAGGATAGCTGCGCTAATCCATTAAATAGAGTAGGCTACCCTGCAATTGTGCAGGATAGCCTGCTACTACTCATTCTTATTATTGACTGCCACAGCAAAGCTCGTGCTGCTGCCGCAGCATCATTATCAACAGGTTCGGAGAATGCATAGTTTCCTACATAAGAACAAAATCACCTACGGTGAATTTACGTACTAGCCGACGGTTACTTCTCCGCCGGCTCTTTCTTCCTCACCAAGTCTCCGTTACACTCCGGGCATACGAACACAGGACTCTCCTCAGGTCCTAATTCATAAGAACACTCTCCTACGATGAAATCAGGCACAGGATCTAAACATCCGCAATCTACGCAAACATAATCGATAAAGACTTCTTCCTCCTCATCATCAAAGGAAAATAGTTCAACAGCTTCTTCCTTTTCGCTATCCTGTTTCTTGCCTTTCCTTTCGTTCATTAGCCCGAACCCCCCATTTCTTCTTATACGCTCGTTCACTTTCCTCATCATAATAATAAATTCGCCCATAGTCTGCATGCCAAATAACCACAAGCAACATGGTTTGTTTGCAGCAGGGACAGGCGATCGGATCCCGTTCATAAGTCTCCAACATCCGCTGACGGTACGTCTTTCTTCTCTTTTCCTTCGGCGGGAACGTCATTTCAATCTGTTTATGGACCATGTACCGCCATAAGTTAATGATCTTTTGCGACTCCTTATTCTTACTTCTGCTGTACAGGCCATACCTGCCTACCATTCGAAAATGCTTCGGCGGGATATGCTGCACCAGGGCATAAATGAATTTCATGACAGGGGCTACGACATCGATCCTCTTTCCTGTCTGATGATCTTCGTACCAGTAATGTACCGTATGGTAGTCATACTTTATAATGCGATACTCTGCGATTGCCGGACGAGCCAGATAACGTCCAATATACTTGGCCGCTCCACGGGCATCCTTCATTCGTTGTTCTGCGTTGACATAAAATCCATGCTTGTACCGACTGTACAGTTGGTTTACCAACGTTTTTACCTTCGCATCGCCAGGATGCCACTTCAACATTAAATCCATAAGTAGCTTCTGCCATGACTTTCTCAAGTAGGTAAAAGAAATATACTCCACACTCTTCCACTGCTTATGGCAATCTAACGCACCTTCCGTAACCAGGGCATGAATATGCGGATTAAACTTTAGATCCCTTCCAAACGTATGAATGACCGTAATGACGCCCACGTCATACTGTTTGCTCTTATTTTTACGCCGATAGTAATATTGGATGACCTTCGCCACTTCTTTACTAAGCTCGTTCAAACGACTCCGATCCTCAAAGAAGTATTTCCTCAACTCTTTTGGTACCGTAAACACGGTATGACGATGGGGGACATTCAGGATTCGCTCCTGTTGCTTTTCTGCCCAGTCATCGGTGTATTTCTTTCCGCATCCATGACAAAACCGACTCTTACAAGTAAAACAGATAATGACCGGTTCCGGTTTTCCCTCCGTACAACCCATACATTCATATCTCGCGTAACCCATATCCTTCGTGCCGCATCGCGTTGCCTTGTTTACGGCTTCCGGTATCGCTTTCTGCAGTTCTTCCGGGAATAGATTCGCATGAAGTTCCCAAAACCCATGAAAATGATCCTTCAAGATCTGTTTCACGATCCCTCGTTTCTTCCATGTTTCTCGCTTCTCCATAACGATCCCCCCCTATTTATTTTTTCGACTCGATTATCCACATTTTTTAGCATCGCATAATTTCCTAAACAATGAAAAAACCAGCTGCAGAGCTGCAGCTGATTTTCGTCGCTTGCTGAAACCATTTTCTCGCGCAGCGACCAAAACATAAATGTTTAGTTCAACTTAGATATATTGTTTTAAGTTCCGAAGGCTAATCGCTAAGCTTTCAAACGGATCGCGTCTGCATACGTCCTGCTCGACCACGTACCATTCCACGCCTGTTTCACGGCAAGCTTCAATAATTACCTTAAAGTTGAGATTGCCTTCGCCAATCTCAGCGAATACTTGCTGATGATCGATAATTTCCAAGTCCTTTAGATGAACAACGCCCATACGCCCTTTCACCTGATGAATAGCTTCAACTGGATTAACTCCACCGACATGCACCCAATAGGTATCGAGCTCAAAGCCAAAGGCAGATGGATCGCTCTCTTCCCTCAAAATATCCATACCTGTTTTCCCATCATATTTTTGGAACTCAAATTGATGGTTATGATAAATGAACTGCAAATCATGCTCCTTCAGTCTTTTGCCAACCTCAGAAGCCTTCTTAGCGAATTCTGCATAGCCTTCACCGCTGCTCCGATATTCCTCCGGTAAGCCTCCAATGCCTACATAAGAGCAGTTCCAAAGCTTATGCTTCTCCACATTTTGCTCAAAATCATTCAGCAACGAATCAAAGCCCACATGCGTTGCACAAATACGAAGCCCTGCAGCATCAGCTAGCTCCTTTACTCTTTCTGGTGCAATTGGACCTATGCCCGAGACTTGGACTGCTTCATAGCCTATTTCCTTTACCTTCAGCAGCGTCTGCTCCAAATCCGCCTCGGTCTTGCAAAAATCTCTTAGCGTATACAGCTGAACAGCAATCGTAGATAAATTCATATATTCTCCGCCTTTTTTTATAAAGTGTGAATCCGCTTTCAGAAACGTTAGCTCCATTGTAGCACTAAGGATGAAAACGCCACTTTACTGAGATTAGCTAAGCTAGGCTGTGATTTGATTGTGATTGTCCAAAATGAGAATTTAAGCTCAATGAAATGGAAAAAGCGCAAGCGAGCATGCTGCACCCTCGTGCAGGCATCTCCTCTTGCGCTTCATTCCTTGAGCCTCTGTTAGCCCTCGATCAGCTTCTTATAAGCATCCATTTGACGTTGAAGCTCTGCCAGTACCTTATCATAGCCAGCCGTTTTCAGCTTGCTGCGGAATTGCTCGACGGCTTTAGCTGGGTCGCTTACTTTTCCGTACGTAATCGCAGGCCCTAGCTCGCCCGTAACCTGTGTAATAGCCGTAAGCTCTGCTTCAACCGGCGTTTTATCAAATACGAATTGACCATAAGGATACGGTTTTTTAATTTTATCGTATTCTGCATAAAGCGTCTCCTCGAGCTGATCCCAAGTCGTTATGCTCGGAATTTCGAATTTATCGACACGTCCGCCCCAGAAGTTAGCAGAGAAGGAATCCTTCACTTCGTCATAGCCTGCAGGCTGTACGCGCTTGCCGTCTTTAATTTCATATTGTACCCCTTCTAAACCATAGCTGATGAGCTGATAAATTTGTTTATCATTGCGAATCAAATCGTACGCCATCAGTGCCCGCTCTGGGTTTTTACTATGTGCGCCAACTGATGTACCGCCATGTGTAATCGACAGCTCCGTCAGGTTGTTGCCGCCCGTCCGTGCGAATGGGAACATTTGCAGCTCTGAGCCTGGCTGATCCTTATCCATCTGTACGCGAAGTCCGCCGAAGGTTTGGGTATGATGCTGATCCATACCGGATAATCCAGCGCGCAGTGAGGCACGGTTATCATTTTTGTTGTTCAGGACATCCTCGCGCCAGTAGCCTTTATCCGCCCATTCTTTCATTTGGTTAGCAAATCTCAGAAACGTATCCTCGAATATTGGACTGACAACCGTAAACTTCTCATCAAACGATTTGGTCGTATAGACCGGCAAATAACCAGTCGAGATCGGAAGCTCCAACTCATCGGTATAGGATGACGCATAGCCGCCCCAAATGCTTGTTGATGCAACCGCATCCCATGGTACGACGCCTTCTTTATTATCCTTCACATACTGCAGATATTTACCAATGCCTTCCCAATCTTGGATTGGTGCGGTTATACCCGCTTCCTTCGCCCAGTCTCCGCGGTAGAAGAAGCCGTGGTTGACCCACTGCGTATAATCATTTTCTGGAATCAGGACGATATCCCCATTATATCTGCTCTCCGCCCAATCCTCTTCCGGAATCGAATTCCACGTTTGCGGCGCGTACTCCGGCAGCAAATCATTCAGATTCATGAATGCGCCGCGCTGCGCGTTGCCCCATGTATCGAGCCAGTCCGTACCAATGTTAATCAAATCAATGGGTTCCCCGGATGCGAGCAGCAGGTTGTATTTCGTTTGCCAATCCGCCCACTCGACCCATTTCCATTCCAGCTCCGCATTAATCTTTTCCTTCATAATTTTGTTAACCTCTGCGAGTACCTTCTCGAATTGGCCGTTTGTCGGCTTATCGCCGAGAACGACGTGACTAATCTTAACGAACTTGGACGTATCGGCTCCTTTATTGTCGGTGGCCTGATTCGTGCTTCCCTTCCCCTCGTTTTTACCTCCCTCATTTTTAGTGCCTTTGTTTGCCCCGTTGTTGCTCCCTGAACAAGCAGCAAGACTTATGATCATCATGATTGCAATTAGCAAAGCGGAAACCTTCTTGAAATTAGACATCGCAATTCTCCCCTTTGTTTTCATAAATCGGGCATCGCCCGTTATGTGAAGAGACCGGTTATCGGCCCCCGGCACATCAGCCTTTTACAGCACCAACTGTAATCCCTTTAATGAAATAACGCTGAACGAATGGGTAGAAAAAAATAACAGGTCCGGTGGCAACTACGGCAGTTGCCATCTTCATCGATTCCAGCGGTACATCCCGAAGCTCAACATTAGAGGCTGCAGCTGAATTACGAACATATTCAGCAGATGTCACCACTTTGTACAAGAACAGCTGGAGCGGACGATACTTCATATCGGGGGATAGGAACAGCATGGAGTTATACCATTCATTCCAATAGCCTAGGGCAATAAACAAACCAATGGTCGCTAAAGCAGGTGTCGTCATCGGGAGAATCAGCTTTAGAAAAATCGTGAAGTCGCCTGCTCCATCAATTTTAGCAGATTCGGTAATGGCATGAGGGATCGAACGCACAAAGCTCTTCATCATAATAATCAAGAATGGACTAAGCAATCCCGGGAGCAGCACAGCCAAATAATTATCCCTCAGGCTTAAGTACTGCGTCATAAGCAGATAGAACGGAACAAGCCCGCCGGAAAATAATGTCGTGAAATAAATGAAAAACGATATGCTGTTGCGATAGCCAAAGTCAGGACGCTGTAGCGCATAACCAGTCATCGCAACGATGAAGAGTCCAACGACTGTTCCAACGATTGTAATTCCTAATGTTACGATATAAGAGCCGATGATGAGATCGGGATTCTCAAATACAATTTTGTAGGCAAAGGTGCTGAATTCACGCGGCCAAATGTTAAAACCATGCTTCTTTATCGAGCTCTCTGAGGTGAACGAGGTGCCAAGGACAAGCAGGAAGGGCAATAAGCAGCATAAAGCAAAAAGTGATATGAAGAGATAGCCAAAGCCCTTGACGATCATACCGCTGACATCAGTTCGAATACTGCGTGATTCTTCTGTTTTTTCCATCGTTGACACCTCCTAAAATAACGAGTTTTCGGGTGAGGTCTTCTTTACGAGCCAGTTGGCGCTTAATACCACAAAGAAACCAAATACGGATTGATAAAGACTTACAGCACTGCCGATTGAAAAGTTGAAATTCGTCATGAGAGCGCGGAATACATACGTTTCAATAATATCCGTCGTCGGGTACAAGGCCGTATTATTAGCGCCTACCAAGTTGAAAAACAACCCAAAGTTCCCTTTCAGAATACCGCCTAGCGAAAACAGCATCAGGATGATGAAGGTTGGCTTAAGCCACGGAAGCACGATATACAAAATGCGTTGAAACGCATTGGCACCATCGATTTCTGAAGCTTCAATAATCTCATTATCAAGGCCCATAATCGCTGCAAAATAGATGATGGAGCCATAACCTGTCGACTGCCAAAGGTAGGTCAGTACGATAATAAACGGCCATATTTTCGGATCGGAGTACGTCTTGACAGGCTCCATGCCAAACGATTGCAAAATACCGTTCAGCAAGCCGTAATCGTAGCTTAAAATATTGTAGGCAATCAGTCCAATCAGAACGGCGGATATAAAATGCGGGAGGAACATTAACGTTTGTGTTATTTTTTTGAACCATTTCCGGCGAATTTCGTTAAGCAGAATAGCTACAAAGATTTGCAGCACATTTCCGAGTACGATAAATACCAAATTATAGGCAACGGTATTGAATGAGAGGCGCCATAGATCACCATTAATGACAAGAAAGCGAAAGTTTTCAAAGGCGACAAACGGGCTTTTGAAGATGCCATCGGAATAATTGTAGTTAATAAACGCAAGATACAAGCCCGGCATTGGAAGATAGGCAAAAATGAAAAAAGAGACAATGGCGGGCACGCACATGAGAAGCAGTGTTTTATTGTTCCAAAATCGTCTAAGCTTGCCGCCATCCATTCGCTGAAGTTTTTTCTGTGGCTCCCTTTCGACCATGGTCGTTTCCATCCTAAATCCCCCTCGTAGTCACAAGCTAGACGGATATGAATTGTATAGCCTCCAAGCGTCCTTGCTTCTCCCGGTCAACGGCCTCCAGTAGAATAGACAATTCGCCCTTTTCGCCCTCAAACCAAGCTCCCGGCAAATAGAAGGAATCGGGACTTCCGCCTGTAAGCACCGGCCGATTCGAATCACTCAGAAGCCATAGGCGCCCTACAATTTGCCCCTCCAAAAATACGGTCAGCTTAAGACCGGAGCCCACTACCCGCGCTCGCCAGCCTGCTCCCGCTTCCGAATTCCGCGTTGAAGCATACAGCCATGCGACTTCTCCTGGCTCCAATGAAACCGGCAGCTCTATCGATTGTGTATGTGCACGCTGTGATACCGCATGCGCGAGAAGCTCATTCTCCTCTGCACTGGTAATGGACCAATCACCAGCCTTATTGCCTTCATACAGATACACCTGCCCTGAGGGCAGAGCGAGCACGCGTTCGACAAATACGGTAAGCTCTACCGTTTCCCCAGCAGACACATGCTCCGAAATATCAACATAAGGATCAAGCGGATGTACGGCTCCAATTTTCTTGCCATTGACAAACAGTGTCGCCAGTGACTGAATGCCCTCGAAATGCAGCGTCCAGGAGCTGGCCGTTTCTGATGCATGGAAGCTTTTGCGGTAATACTCGAATGCCGGATGATCCGGCGACATCCAGCCTCCAAAGCTGACGATCGGCCACATACGGCAATCAGGCCTTTCAACAAGCTCCTTACGCAGCACTCGATCCGAAGCCCGGTAGACGCTCCAATTGCGGCTCAGATTGTGGCGCTCCGTTATAGCTGAAATTCCTGTCAGCCCCTTCATCGCGTGCAATCGCAGTCCCGGGAGCCTGGCATCATCAAAATTTGAATGCCCCCAAATCTCTACTCGTGCTAGGATGTCCCCGCTTGCTAAATCGCTATCCAGCTTTAGGAAGGAGCTCCCTCCCCCTGGAGCAACGGTACCGACATAGCGGCCAGCGCCGTAGAGTGAAACGACATCACTGCCCTGCCTTATCAGCAGTCCATCTACCCTATTGTCCTCCGGCAGCTGTACCTTTGCTTCATACCATGCGAATCCTCGGTAAATGCCTGCCTGCTCCAAATAATCCGCTTCTTCTGCTGTCAATCGCTCGGTCCCAGAAGGTGACTGCCCCGTCATTGCTTCCGCAGCAGCAAAGACGCTCAGACGCCAATCGCTTGCTGCCTCCTCTATACCTTCCTCGTATTGCAACGGCTCCCCGTGCTGCAGCAGATCGTTATCTTCATCTACGCCATCAATATAAAGCGCTTTCAATCTGCTAGTAATGAATAGCTTAAGCTTGCGTGCATCGGGCGTAATGATGGTGATACAGCTATCCTCCACGCCATCGAAGCTGATAGTAAGCTTTCCTTCGCCTGCCACCGCTACCGCATTATTAACCTGCACATCAAGCGGCTCTCCGAGCGCTAAACTAATTTTCCCGTCACCCTCACTATGAAAGACAAGACTTGCTCCCGCGCTGGTTTGCTTCACTAGAAACAGCTCTACAGTGGCGCTCTCCAGTATGCCCGTGCTGCCCCATATGGCAAGAGGCACTTGATAAGGGAGCGCTAGAGAACGTCCTCCTTTAAGCGTAAAAGCAGCTGCAGCTGTCGCCTTGGGAGCGTCTCTGCTAACGATCGACACCTCTTTATCCCGCTCATCCAAATTTGTAACGAACAGCAGGGTGCCTCCGCCATTTAGCTGCAAGGCATAGGGTCCAGCTACCCTTTCACTGTCTCCAGCAATAGCCCATTCCGCCGATACATCTTTCTCGGACGCAGCCTGCGCAAGTGGAGCGCCATAGGCTGCGATCAGCCGACCAAGCAGTCTTCCCTCATACGCTTCCCCACGGATATGCCCCTCCGGAGAAATCATGCCTCCGAAATCATAATCCGAAGTCATAAATGCGAGCGGCTTGCCCCAGTTGTTCGTCGCATTCGTAAAGCCAAAATCTGTGCCTGACACTTGAAGATACGGTCCAAGAAGCTTAGTCCCGCAAGAGAGCAGTCTGCGCAGCAGATAATGTGATCGGTTCGTTTCCGTCACTAGCAGCGGATAACCCAGCTCCTCTACAATTCCCTTGTAATGAAGCACCTTCTGCTCAAATTGATCCTCACGATTATCCGGATAAAAATTGCATGTCGGTACGACGCTGTCCGCAAGTCCAGAGGCTTGCAGCAAGCCGCCTTGGCCTGCACAGGCGAAGAGCGGAACCGTAATGCCATGCTTTAAAGCCATATCGCGCAGTGCGCTTATATATCCTTTGGGGTCCTGACAATCATAGAAATCAAGCTCATTATCGAGCTGAACACCGATCACTGTCCCCCCTTCTCCCAATTGGCTTGCCTTCAGCAAAGGCAGAATGCGATCAAACCATTTGGAAACATAACCTAAGTAGTCAGCATCATTATCCCGAAGCTTCAATCCCTTCGTCAGCAGATAAGCAGGCAATGCTCCTCCGTCCCACTCAGAGCAAATATAAGGTCCCGGCCTCGCCACTACATACAAGCCTGTCTCTGCCGCGGCTGCAAGGAAAGCAGCAGCATCCTTCTCCCCGCTGAAATCCCAATTTCCTTCAGCTGTCTCATGGTAGTTCCAAGGAAAATAAACATCGATGCTGTTATAGCCGAATGCTTTGAGCTGCTCCATCCGCTCCTGCCAAAGCG from Paenibacillus sp. FSL H8-0548 encodes the following:
- a CDS encoding beta-galactosidase, translated to MFMETSAGAAVQFDTEAVKIEGVPQILLCASLFYFRIPRALWQERMEQLKAFGYNSIDVYFPWNYHETAEGNWDFSGEKDAAAFLAAAAETGLYVVARPGPYICSEWDGGALPAYLLTKGLKLRDNDADYLGYVSKWFDRILPLLKASQLGEGGTVIGVQLDNELDFYDCQDPKGYISALRDMALKHGITVPLFACAGQGGLLQASGLADSVVPTCNFYPDNREDQFEQKVLHYKGIVEELGYPLLVTETNRSHYLLRRLLSCGTKLLGPYLQVSGTDFGFTNATNNWGKPLAFMTSDYDFGGMISPEGHIRGEAYEGRLLGRLIAAYGAPLAQAASEKDVSAEWAIAGDSERVAGPYALQLNGGGTLLFVTNLDERDKEVSIVSRDAPKATAAAAFTLKGGRSLALPYQVPLAIWGSTGILESATVELFLVKQTSAGASLVFHSEGDGKISLALGEPLDVQVNNAVAVAGEGKLTISFDGVEDSCITIITPDARKLKLFITSRLKALYIDGVDEDNDLLQHGEPLQYEEGIEEAASDWRLSVFAAAEAMTGQSPSGTERLTAEEADYLEQAGIYRGFAWYEAKVQLPEDNRVDGLLIRQGSDVVSLYGAGRYVGTVAPGGGSSFLKLDSDLASGDILARVEIWGHSNFDDARLPGLRLHAMKGLTGISAITERHNLSRNWSVYRASDRVLRKELVERPDCRMWPIVSFGGWMSPDHPAFEYYRKSFHASETASSWTLHFEGIQSLATLFVNGKKIGAVHPLDPYVDISEHVSAGETVELTVFVERVLALPSGQVYLYEGNKAGDWSITSAEENELLAHAVSQRAHTQSIELPVSLEPGEVAWLYASTRNSEAGAGWRARVVGSGLKLTVFLEGQIVGRLWLLSDSNRPVLTGGSPDSFYLPGAWFEGEKGELSILLEAVDREKQGRLEAIQFISV